A section of the Chryseobacterium ginsenosidimutans genome encodes:
- a CDS encoding exosortase F system-associated membrane protein: MKILSWFLVIVGVFGLVSVRVLEDRIFYDPFLNYFHEANKNIPFPSFEWGKLIAGYLFRFALNLFFSCLIIHCWFRNKEWTIQGAILIAIIFGITFPIYLYCVYDRFDIGYLFSFYMRRFVIQPLILLLIIPMFYYRKQMAK; the protein is encoded by the coding sequence ATGAAAATTCTTAGTTGGTTTTTAGTCATTGTCGGAGTTTTCGGGCTTGTGAGTGTACGAGTGCTTGAAGACAGAATCTTTTACGATCCTTTTTTGAATTATTTTCACGAAGCGAATAAAAATATTCCTTTTCCGTCTTTTGAATGGGGGAAATTAATTGCCGGATATCTTTTCAGATTTGCTTTAAATTTATTCTTTTCCTGTCTGATTATCCATTGTTGGTTTAGAAATAAAGAATGGACAATTCAGGGAGCTATTTTAATTGCTATAATTTTCGGCATTACTTTTCCGATTTACCTGTACTGTGTTTATGACAGGTTTGATATCGGATATCTTTTTTCTTTTTATATGCGAAGATTTGTGATCCAGCCTTTGATTTTATTGTTGATTATTCCGATGTTTTATTACAGAAAGCAGATGGCGAAATAA
- the xrtF gene encoding exosortase family protein XrtF, which translates to MLKDFKPVLNILLRFIIIYLVLLFAYQFYLNRFENGGLDPFSRMIAEQVRNVQNSIGFPTQLYNDVKSEQVWFYVKTEYVTRMVEGCNAISVMILFVAFVFAFYKGKKTIVFVLIGLILLYLMNVLRIIGLNIVMTDYKQYGKISHDYIFPAVIYGTVVLLWLIWIKFFALKHENS; encoded by the coding sequence ATGCTAAAGGATTTCAAACCGGTTTTAAACATTCTGCTGCGTTTCATCATCATTTATCTGGTGTTGCTTTTTGCGTATCAGTTTTATCTGAACCGTTTTGAGAATGGCGGTTTAGATCCTTTCTCTCGAATGATTGCTGAGCAGGTAAGAAATGTTCAAAATTCCATTGGTTTTCCGACACAGCTTTATAATGATGTGAAGAGTGAACAGGTCTGGTTTTATGTGAAAACCGAGTATGTGACGAGAATGGTGGAGGGCTGTAATGCGATTTCTGTAATGATTCTTTTTGTAGCTTTTGTTTTTGCTTTTTATAAAGGAAAAAAAACGATCGTCTTTGTATTGATCGGTCTTATTTTGCTTTATCTCATGAATGTATTGAGAATTATCGGGCTAAACATCGTGATGACAGATTATAAGCAGTACGGGAAAATTTCCCATGATTATATTTTTCCTGCTGTGATCTATGGAACGGTTGTTTTATTATGGTTGATCTGGATTAAATTCTTTGCTTTAAAACATGAAAATTCTTAG
- a CDS encoding aminoglycoside phosphotransferase family protein codes for MNSENAQRFFENYTGKKPSEFIILAQSGSARVNFLAKTDHKKYIITYNENIQENESFLYYSEIFSHLKLNTPKIFKISDDRKMYIQEFLGENTLSEVISKEGLSEDIKSLVKQTLKKLYELQTSTQGKIDFTKTFEYESYDEFPVTHDLYYFKNFVADVLELEYNKSALLKEFKKIVNLIENLNPKGLMIRDFQARNIMVNEKNEVSFIDYQSAMKGPLMYDVISFLFQAKANFPEDFKNEMLDFYIKQFENEETRIQLKNSVKPIQMMRFLQVLGAYGFRGLIQRKQHFITSIEKGIENIIEFAKTWENIKDYPELEKVIKQLSLKKTQLKIEEILNH; via the coding sequence ATGAATTCTGAAAACGCCCAACGATTTTTTGAAAATTATACAGGTAAAAAGCCTTCTGAGTTTATTATTTTAGCTCAAAGCGGTTCTGCGAGAGTAAATTTTTTAGCTAAAACCGACCATAAGAAGTATATTATTACGTACAATGAAAATATTCAGGAGAACGAAAGTTTTTTATATTACTCTGAAATTTTCTCACATTTAAAGCTCAACACACCAAAAATCTTTAAAATTTCCGATGACCGGAAAATGTATATACAAGAATTTTTGGGAGAAAATACACTTTCGGAAGTTATTTCAAAAGAAGGTTTATCCGAAGACATAAAATCTTTGGTAAAACAAACTTTAAAAAAATTGTATGAATTGCAAACTTCAACACAGGGCAAAATAGATTTTACCAAGACTTTTGAGTACGAAAGTTATGACGAATTTCCCGTAACCCACGATTTATATTATTTTAAAAATTTTGTGGCCGATGTTCTGGAACTGGAATATAACAAATCTGCTCTTTTGAAGGAATTCAAAAAAATCGTCAACCTCATCGAAAATCTTAACCCGAAAGGCTTAATGATTCGCGATTTTCAGGCAAGAAACATCATGGTAAACGAAAAAAATGAGGTTTCATTCATCGATTATCAGTCTGCAATGAAAGGTCCGTTGATGTATGATGTAATTTCTTTTTTGTTTCAGGCCAAAGCAAATTTCCCTGAAGATTTTAAAAATGAAATGCTTGATTTTTACATTAAACAATTTGAAAATGAAGAAACTCGAATTCAACTAAAAAATTCGGTAAAGCCAATTCAGATGATGAGATTCTTACAGGTTTTGGGAGCTTATGGCTTCAGAGGACTGATTCAGAGGAAACAACATTTCATTACAAGCATAGAAAAAGGAATTGAAAATATTATAGAATTTGCAAAAACCTGGGAAAATATAAAAGATTATCCTGAGCTTGAAAAAGTAATTAAACAGTTGAGCTTGAAGAAAACGCAATTGAAAATTGAAGAAATTCTGAACCATTAA
- a CDS encoding RapZ C-terminal domain-containing protein, with protein sequence MLHIDIHSFSYKKGGIPKDETGNGGGFTFDCRGILNPGRVEEYKIQTGNDIGVQEYLETKTDMPKFLELIKSLVSINIDNYLGRGFENLQINFGCTGGQHRSVYSAIKIAHFIEEKYGEKVEISLHHDEQHQLNS encoded by the coding sequence ATGCTACACATCGACATACACAGTTTTTCGTACAAAAAAGGAGGAATTCCGAAAGATGAAACAGGAAACGGAGGCGGTTTTACGTTCGACTGCCGCGGAATTCTGAACCCCGGAAGAGTGGAAGAATATAAGATACAAACCGGAAACGATATTGGCGTTCAGGAATATCTGGAAACAAAAACTGATATGCCAAAGTTTTTAGAATTAATCAAAAGCTTAGTTTCAATTAATATCGACAATTATCTGGGAAGAGGTTTTGAGAATCTTCAGATCAATTTCGGATGTACGGGAGGACAGCACAGATCGGTTTATTCAGCAATAAAAATAGCTCATTTTATTGAAGAAAAATATGGTGAAAAAGTGGAAATCAGCCTTCATCACGACGAACAACATCAACTGAATTCATAA
- a CDS encoding nucleotidyltransferase family protein produces MKALIFAAGKGTRLKPFTDHHPKALAKVNGIPLLERNIHYLKSFGIKDFVINVHHFGNQIIDFLKQNDNFGCHIEISDESKELLETGGGLIFAKPFLDHGEDFLIMNADILTNINITDLVVYHKKIKDFATLAVSDRESSRKLLFNDDLVLRGWLNVQTGEQRLAEFNKGFKALAFSGVHCINPSIFEKIKRKGKFSVMEEYLDLMHTEHIHGFVHDSILIDVGRPESVIEAEKHFK; encoded by the coding sequence ATGAAAGCTTTAATTTTCGCAGCAGGAAAAGGAACAAGACTGAAACCTTTTACAGATCATCATCCCAAGGCATTGGCAAAAGTAAACGGCATTCCGCTTTTGGAAAGAAATATCCATTATCTTAAAAGCTTCGGAATAAAAGATTTTGTTATTAATGTTCACCATTTCGGAAACCAGATTATTGATTTTTTAAAGCAAAATGATAATTTCGGATGCCATATTGAGATTTCTGATGAATCTAAGGAACTATTGGAAACCGGTGGCGGTTTAATTTTTGCCAAACCATTTCTCGATCACGGGGAAGATTTTTTAATCATGAATGCTGATATCTTAACCAATATAAATATCACAGATCTTGTAGTTTATCATAAAAAGATAAAAGATTTTGCTACATTAGCCGTTTCGGACAGAGAAAGTTCGAGGAAGCTACTTTTCAATGATGATTTGGTTTTAAGAGGTTGGCTTAATGTGCAGACCGGAGAACAGAGACTTGCGGAATTCAACAAAGGATTCAAGGCATTGGCTTTTAGCGGTGTTCACTGTATTAACCCTAGCATTTTTGAAAAAATAAAAAGAAAAGGCAAATTTTCTGTTATGGAAGAATATCTGGATTTAATGCATACTGAGCATATTCACGGTTTTGTGCACGACAGCATTCTGATAGACGTAGGAAGACCGGAATCCGTAATAGAAGCCGAAAAACACTTTAAATAA
- a CDS encoding LOG family protein: MGIEGSRDESLVNPELDSNETKLQNSLRQKNWDETIMKDSWMVFKVMAEFVDGYEKLAKIGPCVSIFGSARLKPQSKYYKMAVEIAEKITEIGFGIITGGGPGIMEAGNKGAFNAQGKSIGLNIDLPFEQHFNPYINRSFSMNFDYFFVRKVMFVKYSQGFVVMPGGFGTLDELTEAMTLIQTNKIGKFPIVLVGSEFWGGLLDWFKNTLLKEKMIHEEDLELYRVVDTADEAVAHIKAFYDKYSVNVNF, encoded by the coding sequence ATGGGAATTGAAGGAAGCAGAGACGAGAGCCTGGTAAATCCTGAACTTGACAGTAACGAAACAAAGCTACAAAACAGTCTCAGACAAAAAAACTGGGATGAGACCATTATGAAAGACAGCTGGATGGTTTTCAAGGTAATGGCTGAGTTTGTGGACGGTTATGAAAAATTAGCAAAAATAGGACCCTGTGTTTCTATTTTTGGCTCTGCAAGGCTAAAACCCCAAAGCAAATATTACAAAATGGCTGTGGAAATTGCAGAGAAAATTACGGAAATTGGCTTTGGAATCATTACCGGCGGCGGTCCCGGAATTATGGAAGCGGGAAATAAAGGCGCTTTCAATGCACAGGGAAAATCCATCGGACTGAACATTGATCTTCCTTTTGAACAGCATTTTAATCCGTATATTAACAGATCCTTCTCCATGAACTTTGATTATTTTTTCGTGAGAAAGGTAATGTTCGTGAAATATTCTCAAGGTTTTGTAGTGATGCCGGGAGGTTTTGGAACTTTAGATGAACTGACAGAAGCAATGACTCTTATCCAAACCAACAAAATCGGAAAGTTCCCGATTGTTTTGGTAGGTTCTGAATTTTGGGGAGGACTTTTAGATTGGTTTAAAAATACTTTGCTTAAAGAAAAAATGATTCACGAAGAAGATCTTGAACTTTATCGTGTTGTAGACACTGCTGATGAAGCGGTGGCTCACATTAAAGCATTTTATGATAAGTATTCTGTAAACGTTAATTTTTAA
- a CDS encoding DUF6702 family protein, with amino-acid sequence MKKIIYITGILTFFVLMSFTYVDFFSSMTKVDYIDGSKTLKFTTKMNTNHISDAIKINPNTAGFEAEVKKYVNNNFDVYVNGSPKTITFTGSQVSGETVWVYFETGGVSDINTLKIKNTILLSAFPKQINLVNIAYKGNQKTMNFQRGKEVNEVSF; translated from the coding sequence ATGAAAAAAATTATATATATAACAGGGATTTTAACATTTTTTGTGTTAATGAGTTTCACGTATGTAGACTTTTTCTCTTCAATGACAAAAGTGGATTATATTGATGGAAGTAAAACATTGAAGTTCACCACAAAAATGAATACGAACCATATTTCTGATGCTATTAAAATTAATCCTAACACAGCTGGATTTGAGGCAGAGGTAAAAAAGTATGTAAACAATAATTTTGATGTGTACGTCAATGGCTCACCCAAAACAATAACTTTCACGGGAAGTCAGGTAAGCGGAGAAACTGTATGGGTATATTTTGAAACCGGAGGCGTTTCAGATATCAATACCTTAAAGATAAAGAACACGATACTTCTGAGTGCTTTTCCTAAGCAGATTAACCTGGTTAATATTGCATACAAAGGAAATCAGAAAACAATGAATTTCCAAAGAGGAAAAGAAGTGAATGAAGTTTCTTTTTAG
- a CDS encoding inclusion body family protein, protein METTDKSSSQDINILVVIDTDYVKDHYPNPSKDPNNPTGIDHNSQHMIVSNANAISGQGTADLNFSARAGDNVSFRSTSIYQNSDDAVMIYNIKYWSGDQVFNNFIYNAVTRKLAMVPNYDSRNGLPANTSNITFSSFDSKVRSTGTENFYVQFALYIIDPNNSDSQILYGYYYWDPTITVK, encoded by the coding sequence ATGGAAACAACAGACAAATCATCAAGCCAGGATATTAACATCTTGGTAGTAATTGACACTGATTATGTAAAAGATCATTATCCTAATCCCAGTAAAGATCCTAATAATCCAACAGGAATCGATCACAACAGCCAGCACATGATCGTATCGAATGCCAATGCCATTTCCGGACAAGGAACTGCTGATCTTAATTTCAGCGCAAGAGCAGGTGATAATGTTTCTTTCAGAAGCACTTCTATCTATCAGAATTCAGACGATGCTGTAATGATCTACAATATCAAATACTGGTCTGGAGATCAGGTATTTAATAATTTTATTTACAATGCGGTAACAAGGAAATTAGCAATGGTTCCTAATTATGATTCTCGAAACGGGTTACCAGCCAATACTTCAAATATTACTTTTTCGAGCTTTGACTCTAAAGTAAGAAGCACAGGAACAGAAAACTTCTATGTTCAGTTTGCATTATATATTATAGATCCAAATAACAGTGATAGCCAGATTCTGTATGGTTATTATTACTGGGATCCAACAATTACAGTTAAATAA
- a CDS encoding DUF5689 domain-containing protein, which translates to MKIKNFLKISLSLAILGAGQISCIHDDKWDAPEIVCNNKFDAPTMTMAEFVALSPATGVYSVPAQDATHPAVIFDGYVVSSDANGNFYKTLVFQDKPQNPTVGLVVGINKSLNYADFPVGAHIRIKANGMVIGKSNDVITLGVTDPDFAIGRIPESIISRFIAGVCNGNGLDIATIVPQELTLAQIKQDARYVNTLAIIKNIQFVKGEIGLPLINKDLSGAYVDTNRNLVDGAGNTAVLRTDGFFKPTSYVIPDKSGDITFIVSKFGVGAASYQNIIRGVSDINFTKPRFAEGILGGTALAYSGAFTENFESYALDNALFPKYLNYSYIGNRYWQVKSFSGNKYIQMSANGGTANTTYTNYFLVPVDFTTANNLSYRVNVGFYNGNALKVYTTTNYIPGTEITTATLNEITSNFTTPVTPTTGYGTLTTAGTYNLPANLTGNGFIVFKYEGNSSGITTTVQLDDIKVQ; encoded by the coding sequence ATGAAAATAAAGAATTTCTTAAAAATCAGTTTGAGTTTAGCCATATTGGGAGCTGGCCAAATTTCGTGTATCCACGATGATAAATGGGACGCACCCGAGATTGTATGCAATAATAAATTTGATGCTCCTACAATGACAATGGCAGAGTTTGTAGCGTTGTCTCCTGCTACAGGAGTTTATTCGGTTCCTGCACAGGATGCTACACATCCCGCTGTTATTTTTGATGGATACGTTGTTTCTTCTGATGCCAATGGAAACTTTTATAAGACACTTGTTTTTCAGGACAAACCGCAAAACCCGACTGTTGGATTGGTAGTTGGTATCAATAAGTCTTTAAATTATGCTGATTTTCCTGTAGGAGCGCATATCAGAATAAAAGCAAACGGTATGGTTATCGGGAAATCAAATGATGTGATTACTTTAGGTGTTACAGATCCCGATTTTGCAATTGGCAGAATTCCCGAATCAATTATAAGCAGATTTATTGCAGGAGTATGTAATGGAAATGGACTGGATATCGCAACCATTGTTCCTCAGGAATTAACATTAGCTCAGATTAAACAAGATGCCAGATATGTTAATACTTTAGCAATTATTAAAAATATTCAATTTGTTAAGGGAGAAATAGGTTTGCCTTTAATAAATAAAGATTTATCGGGTGCTTATGTTGATACTAACAGAAATTTGGTTGATGGTGCCGGTAATACAGCAGTTTTGAGAACAGATGGTTTCTTTAAGCCGACATCTTATGTTATTCCTGATAAGAGTGGAGATATCACCTTCATTGTAAGTAAGTTTGGTGTTGGTGCTGCTTCTTATCAAAATATTATCAGAGGAGTTAGTGATATCAACTTTACCAAACCACGTTTTGCAGAAGGTATTTTAGGGGGTACAGCTCTTGCTTACTCGGGAGCGTTTACAGAAAATTTTGAAAGTTATGCTCTAGACAATGCTCTTTTTCCTAAATATCTTAACTATTCATATATAGGCAACAGATATTGGCAAGTAAAGTCATTCAGCGGTAATAAGTATATTCAAATGAGTGCTAATGGAGGAACTGCTAATACAACTTATACTAACTATTTCTTGGTTCCTGTAGATTTTACAACGGCTAATAACTTGTCATATAGAGTAAATGTTGGTTTTTATAACGGAAATGCTCTTAAAGTATATACAACAACTAATTATATTCCGGGAACAGAGATCACTACGGCTACTCTTAATGAAATTACATCCAACTTTACAACTCCTGTAACACCTACGACTGGTTATGGAACTTTAACAACAGCTGGAACATACAATTTACCTGCTAATCTTACAGGAAACGGATTTATTGTATTTAAATATGAAGGAAATAGTTCTGGAATTACTACAACAGTACAGTTAGATGATATTAAGGTTCAATAA
- a CDS encoding carboxypeptidase regulatory-like domain-containing protein, which translates to MIKKLSLVSLFTLLPASFYFAQTTVFAYLKDADGKPIERAEVDIKGHDNDVLADKIGYFQFVDLVPGHYQIVITKPNYETKVMEFDVINEKRKDLGVITLYSALTNADQGLAIIDNSGSDDEDSSSGQASTVGLLQSSQDVFNRIASFDLGAYWFRPRGIDGRTSENMMNGVSMVKSDNGNVDFSNWGGLNEIVRYPEIFSNHSPSEYAFGGTSGVIYKNTKASEYRKGFQATYSMTNRNYRQRVSLRYTSGMSKKGWAFTLMGAKRWAEEGIQEGTFYDAYGTYLGVEKKFNDNHSITFNAFASPYRRSTSSPSTQEVYDYRGVHYNSYWGWQNGEKRNERVRKGFQPIFQLQDFWKISKKSNLWATVSYQFGKDKGSRLDWQNAQNPSPTYYKKLPSYYQNSILYSQYHNNTPANEYESLLQGYQAANENWINNNQDVTQVNWTRLYAANQANDAVDQAEMSMRFGITGKRAKYFLVNDVSDDKIFNAATHYTYNFNDQTRFLLNVSYQNFKSEYYREVNDLLGADYALNVDPYADSNKTGSSGFYNMNDPELTKHVGDKINYNYILRRQEIKVNPGLKLSTGKFDVFVSGLFGYSTSGREGLFKSYLYQNSSVGESKDYNYLNYGLKGQVIYRLNGRNFFVYNGAYFSQAPFLEDIFINPRGNNYAVPNIKNAVVSANDISYIMSTPFLKLRATAYIVNTQNDTNVQRFFADGLQISVSEGDAGAEDKTASAFVTQTMSNVDKRNIGAELGVDVKILPTLSLQGVVSWGEYKYTNNPNVYISSDVMAAPYANLGTAYVKDFKVGGTAQKAFSAGFRYNSPKYWWFGASWNYLDDNNLDPSAILRTDDFIQNNNSSTPFLNLDDPKIAHYMQQVKLPSSFFVNANVGKSWIIGKYYVLISGSVNNILDNRRYITGGFEQIRSSNGDVDFENDYNSTHPNFAPKYWYTQGRSYFVNLQVRF; encoded by the coding sequence ATGATTAAAAAATTATCATTAGTCTCTTTATTTACCCTGCTTCCGGCTTCATTCTATTTTGCGCAGACTACTGTATTTGCGTATCTGAAAGATGCAGACGGAAAACCCATTGAACGGGCAGAAGTAGATATTAAAGGACACGACAATGATGTGTTGGCTGACAAAATTGGATATTTCCAGTTTGTAGATCTGGTGCCGGGACATTATCAAATTGTGATTACAAAACCAAATTACGAAACCAAAGTAATGGAGTTTGATGTAATCAATGAGAAAAGGAAAGATTTAGGGGTCATTACCCTTTATTCTGCACTTACAAATGCAGATCAAGGTTTAGCTATTATAGACAATAGTGGCAGTGACGACGAAGACAGCAGTAGCGGACAAGCTTCTACAGTTGGTTTGTTACAATCTTCTCAAGATGTTTTTAACAGAATTGCCAGTTTTGATCTTGGTGCTTATTGGTTTCGGCCAAGGGGTATTGATGGGAGAACTTCTGAAAATATGATGAATGGTGTTTCTATGGTAAAGTCTGACAATGGAAATGTTGATTTTTCTAACTGGGGAGGACTTAACGAAATCGTAAGATATCCGGAAATCTTTTCAAACCATTCACCTTCCGAATATGCTTTTGGTGGAACTAGCGGTGTTATCTACAAAAATACTAAAGCTAGCGAATATAGAAAAGGGTTTCAGGCTACTTATTCTATGACCAACAGAAATTACCGTCAGAGAGTTTCTTTGCGATATACTTCCGGTATGAGCAAAAAAGGATGGGCATTTACTTTAATGGGTGCTAAAAGATGGGCGGAAGAGGGTATTCAGGAGGGAACATTCTATGATGCTTATGGGACTTACTTAGGTGTTGAGAAAAAGTTCAATGATAATCATAGTATTACTTTTAATGCATTTGCATCTCCTTACAGAAGATCAACTTCAAGTCCAAGCACGCAGGAAGTTTATGATTACCGGGGTGTTCATTATAATTCTTACTGGGGATGGCAAAATGGTGAAAAAAGAAACGAAAGAGTACGAAAAGGTTTTCAGCCGATATTTCAATTACAGGATTTCTGGAAGATCAGCAAAAAATCAAATTTATGGGCGACTGTTTCTTATCAGTTCGGAAAAGACAAAGGGTCCAGATTAGATTGGCAGAATGCACAGAACCCGTCTCCGACTTATTACAAAAAATTGCCTAGTTATTATCAGAATAGTATTCTTTACAGTCAGTACCATAATAATACACCTGCTAATGAATATGAATCTTTGTTGCAGGGATATCAAGCTGCAAATGAGAATTGGATAAACAATAATCAGGATGTTACTCAGGTTAACTGGACTAGATTATATGCTGCAAATCAGGCAAATGATGCAGTTGATCAGGCTGAAATGTCTATGAGATTTGGAATTACAGGGAAAAGAGCTAAATATTTCCTGGTGAATGATGTAAGTGATGATAAGATTTTTAATGCCGCGACACATTATACTTATAACTTCAATGATCAAACGAGATTTTTATTAAATGTTTCTTATCAAAACTTTAAATCAGAATACTACAGAGAGGTTAATGATTTATTAGGAGCAGATTATGCATTGAATGTCGATCCTTATGCAGATTCTAATAAGACAGGCTCTTCGGGATTTTATAACATGAATGATCCTGAACTTACAAAACACGTTGGAGATAAGATTAATTACAATTATATTCTTAGAAGACAGGAAATAAAAGTAAATCCGGGGCTTAAATTATCAACAGGTAAGTTTGATGTTTTTGTAAGTGGTTTATTCGGATATTCTACATCCGGCAGAGAAGGTTTATTTAAAAGTTATTTGTATCAAAACAGTTCTGTTGGTGAAAGTAAAGATTATAATTATTTGAATTATGGACTGAAAGGGCAAGTGATTTACAGGCTTAACGGTAGGAACTTCTTTGTTTATAATGGTGCATATTTTTCTCAGGCACCTTTTTTAGAAGATATTTTTATCAATCCCAGGGGTAATAATTATGCAGTTCCGAATATTAAGAATGCAGTCGTAAGTGCCAATGATATCAGCTATATAATGTCAACACCTTTCTTAAAATTAAGGGCAACAGCTTATATTGTGAATACACAAAATGATACTAATGTGCAGAGATTCTTTGCAGATGGTTTGCAGATCAGTGTTTCAGAAGGAGATGCAGGTGCTGAGGATAAAACTGCAAGTGCATTTGTTACCCAGACAATGTCTAATGTAGACAAACGAAATATAGGAGCTGAATTGGGAGTAGATGTTAAAATCCTGCCAACTCTGTCATTACAAGGAGTTGTAAGTTGGGGAGAATATAAATATACAAATAATCCAAATGTATATATTTCTTCAGACGTAATGGCTGCTCCTTATGCTAATTTAGGAACAGCATATGTTAAAGATTTCAAGGTTGGAGGGACGGCTCAGAAGGCTTTTTCTGCAGGATTTAGATACAATTCACCAAAATACTGGTGGTTTGGTGCGAGCTGGAATTATTTAGATGATAATAATCTTGATCCGTCAGCTATTCTTCGAACAGATGATTTTATCCAGAATAATAACAGCAGTACACCATTTTTGAATCTTGATGATCCTAAAATTGCACATTATATGCAACAGGTAAAGCTTCCTTCCTCATTCTTTGTTAACGCAAATGTCGGGAAATCTTGGATTATAGGTAAATATTATGTATTGATTTCAGGATCTGTAAATAATATACTGGATAACCGAAGATATATTACAGGTGGTTTTGAACAGATCAGAAGTTCAAACGGTGATGTGGATTTTGAGAACGACTACAACAGTACGCATCCTAACTTCGCACCAAAATACTGGTACACTCAGGGTCGTTCTTATTTTGTGAACTTACAGGTCAGATTTTAA
- a CDS encoding endonuclease/exonuclease/phosphatase family protein codes for MKRFLSPFAIIFSIMAFSQQQGKLRKVATVGFLNVENLWDTIRSADYIDGTKDIRNPAFHRSIPVDSIKFLEAEKYSGVWNDDALLGKKVVKYQSGSEEFTPKSAKNYNTKVYRTKLANEAKVISEMGAQYTKTAPAIVGLIEVENRQVIQDLVNEPALKKYDYGIIHYNSYDYRGIDVALIYQKRRFTPTNSLKKELKVFGDDGKREYTRDILVVTGFLDNEKVAFFMNHWPSRRGGEAISLPKRNAAAALLKQQMDSIRTADPTTKLFAMGDFNDDPVSSSLKNYLKAQASPKDLNDTNPYLNLMYPLYKKGVASLAYQDAPNLFDQIIVSKNLVTDQVTKDYSVYKAEIFAPAYLVSKEGNYKGYPFRSWNGDQFTGGYSDHFPAFVVLQKEP; via the coding sequence ATGAAAAGATTTTTAAGTCCATTTGCCATCATTTTTTCGATTATGGCATTCTCTCAACAACAAGGAAAACTGAGAAAAGTAGCAACAGTAGGTTTTCTGAATGTAGAAAACCTTTGGGACACAATTCGCTCAGCAGATTATATTGACGGAACCAAGGATATAAGGAATCCCGCCTTTCACAGAAGCATCCCAGTTGATTCTATTAAGTTTTTAGAAGCCGAAAAGTACAGCGGGGTATGGAACGATGATGCTTTATTGGGCAAAAAAGTAGTAAAATATCAAAGCGGTTCTGAAGAATTTACTCCAAAAAGCGCGAAAAACTACAACACAAAGGTGTACAGAACAAAATTAGCTAATGAGGCTAAAGTAATTTCCGAAATGGGCGCTCAGTACACAAAAACAGCTCCGGCTATTGTTGGCCTTATCGAGGTTGAAAACAGGCAGGTTATTCAGGACCTTGTAAATGAGCCTGCTTTAAAAAAATACGATTATGGAATTATTCATTATAATTCTTACGATTATAGAGGAATTGATGTTGCCTTAATCTATCAGAAAAGAAGATTCACTCCTACAAATTCATTAAAAAAAGAGCTAAAAGTTTTTGGCGATGATGGAAAAAGAGAATATACAAGAGATATTTTGGTTGTAACAGGTTTTCTCGATAACGAAAAAGTAGCTTTTTTTATGAATCACTGGCCTTCAAGAAGAGGCGGTGAAGCTATTTCTTTACCCAAAAGAAATGCAGCAGCAGCATTATTGAAACAACAAATGGATAGTATAAGAACGGCAGATCCTACAACAAAACTGTTTGCGATGGGTGACTTTAATGATGATCCTGTAAGCTCAAGTTTAAAAAATTATCTGAAAGCTCAGGCAAGTCCGAAAGATTTGAATGATACAAACCCTTATCTTAATTTGATGTATCCTTTATATAAAAAAGGAGTGGCTTCATTAGCTTATCAGGATGCACCGAATTTATTTGACCAGATTATTGTTTCAAAAAACTTAGTGACTGATCAAGTAACCAAAGATTATTCTGTTTACAAAGCAGAGATCTTTGCTCCTGCTTATTTAGTCAGTAAAGAGGGAAATTATAAAGGCTATCCTTTCAGGTCCTGGAACGGAGACCAGTTTACAGGCGGTTATAGCGACCATTTTCCTGCATTTGTCGTTCTCCAGAAAGAACCGTAA